Proteins from one Hemicordylus capensis ecotype Gifberg chromosome 7, rHemCap1.1.pri, whole genome shotgun sequence genomic window:
- the C7H19orf47 gene encoding uncharacterized protein C19orf47 homolog isoform X1 produces MVSVTMATSEWIQFFKEAGIPPGPAVNYAVMFVDNRIQKNMLMDLNKEIMNELGITIVGDIIAILKHAKVVYRQEMCKAATESVASSQTTMQSELRRNANSPAARMIANSLSRDSPPSTPIRRPDTSTSKISITVSNKMAAKNAKSALCGPDPENPAVPVKRRRVTAEMEGKYIVHMPKGTTPRTKKILEQQAAKVTGLQRTSVFDRLGAETNADTTTGNKPTGVFSRLGGVREAEEDKVSESDDPDDDDPDESSILQYAGVLKRACKPARAPESGPPGVTVKARATSSEAPPRQRLGSPSTEKTPALGPPGRAAKRLGQRPPPAEAQDSSITSSRSKAESDFWVTIKRTLGSAKVSSTTEAAPSAQMDNTGTVSVFKRLGRKAL; encoded by the exons ATGGTGTCCGTCACAATGG CAACTTCTGAATGGATTCAGTTTTTCAAAGAAGCTGGGATTCCCCCAGGACCCGCCGTCAACTATGCTGTCATGTTTGTGGATAACAG GATCCAGAAGAACATGCTGATGGATCTGAACAAGGAGATCATGAACGAGCTGGGCATCACCATCGTTGGGGACATCATTGCGATCCTCAAACACGCCAAAGTGGTGTACAGGCAG GAAATGTGCAAGGCAGCAACCGAGTCGGTGGCCTCCAGCCAAACCACCATGCAGTCTGAGCTCCGCAGGAATGCCAATAGCC CTGCCGCCCGGATGATCGCAAACAGTCTGAGCCGGGACTCTCCACCGTCCACCCCCATTCGGAGACCTGACACCAGCACCTCCAAAATCTCCATCACTGTGTCCAACAAAATGGCGGCCAAGAATGCCAAATCAG ctCTCTGTGGTCCAGATCCGGAAAACCCTGCCGTCCCCGTGAAACGCCGCCGCGTCACAGCAGAAATGGAAGGGAAGTACATTGTCCACATGCCAAAGGGCACGACGCCCCGGACCAAGAAGATTCTGGAGCAGCAGGCGGCAAAAG TTACAGGTTTACAGAGAACCTCTGTCTTTGACCGGCTGGGCGCAGAGACCAATGCGGACACGACCACAGGAAATAAG CCCACGGGAGTGTTCAGCCGGCTGGGCGGCGTGCGGGAGGCTGAGGAGGACAAGGTGAGCGAGAGCGACGACCCCGACGACGACGACCCCGACGAGAGCTCCATCCTGCAGTATGCCGGGGTGCTGAAGAGGGCCTGCAAGCCCGCCAGGGCCCCAGAGAGTGGCCCGCCCGGGGTGACGGTCAAGGCCAGGGCCACCAGCTCCgaggcccccccccgccagcgcctTGGCAGCCCCAGCACGGAGAAGACGCCCGCGTTGGGGCCCCCGGGCCGCGCTGCTAAGAGACTAGGCCAGCGCCCCCCGCCGGCTGAAGCCCAGGACAGCAGCATCACCAGCTCCAGGAGCAAAGCGGAGTCCGACTTCTGGGTCACCATCAAGAGAACTTTAGGGAGTGCCAAGGTAAGCAGCACCACAGAGGCCGCCCCCAGCGCTCAGATGGACAACACGGGGACAGTCAGCGTTTTCAAGAGGCTGGGCAGAAAGGCCCTGTGA
- the C7H19orf47 gene encoding uncharacterized protein C19orf47 homolog isoform X2: protein MVSVTMATSEWIQFFKEAGIPPGPAVNYAVMFVDNRIQKNMLMDLNKEIMNELGITIVGDIIAILKHAKVVYRQEMCKAATESVASSQTTMQSELRRNANSPAARMIANSLSRDSPPSTPIRRPDTSTSKISITVSNKMAAKNAKSALCGPDPENPAVPVKRRRVTAEMEGKYIVHMPKGTTPRTKKILEQQAAKVTGLQRTSVFDRLGAETNADTTTGNKPTGVFSRLGGVREAEEDKVSESDDPDDDDPDESSILQYAGVLKRACKPARAPESGPPGVTVKARATSSEAPPRQRLGSPSTEKTPALGPPGRAAKRLGQRPPPAEAQDSSITSSRSKAESDFWVTIKRTLGSAKALES from the exons ATGGTGTCCGTCACAATGG CAACTTCTGAATGGATTCAGTTTTTCAAAGAAGCTGGGATTCCCCCAGGACCCGCCGTCAACTATGCTGTCATGTTTGTGGATAACAG GATCCAGAAGAACATGCTGATGGATCTGAACAAGGAGATCATGAACGAGCTGGGCATCACCATCGTTGGGGACATCATTGCGATCCTCAAACACGCCAAAGTGGTGTACAGGCAG GAAATGTGCAAGGCAGCAACCGAGTCGGTGGCCTCCAGCCAAACCACCATGCAGTCTGAGCTCCGCAGGAATGCCAATAGCC CTGCCGCCCGGATGATCGCAAACAGTCTGAGCCGGGACTCTCCACCGTCCACCCCCATTCGGAGACCTGACACCAGCACCTCCAAAATCTCCATCACTGTGTCCAACAAAATGGCGGCCAAGAATGCCAAATCAG ctCTCTGTGGTCCAGATCCGGAAAACCCTGCCGTCCCCGTGAAACGCCGCCGCGTCACAGCAGAAATGGAAGGGAAGTACATTGTCCACATGCCAAAGGGCACGACGCCCCGGACCAAGAAGATTCTGGAGCAGCAGGCGGCAAAAG TTACAGGTTTACAGAGAACCTCTGTCTTTGACCGGCTGGGCGCAGAGACCAATGCGGACACGACCACAGGAAATAAG CCCACGGGAGTGTTCAGCCGGCTGGGCGGCGTGCGGGAGGCTGAGGAGGACAAGGTGAGCGAGAGCGACGACCCCGACGACGACGACCCCGACGAGAGCTCCATCCTGCAGTATGCCGGGGTGCTGAAGAGGGCCTGCAAGCCCGCCAGGGCCCCAGAGAGTGGCCCGCCCGGGGTGACGGTCAAGGCCAGGGCCACCAGCTCCgaggcccccccccgccagcgcctTGGCAGCCCCAGCACGGAGAAGACGCCCGCGTTGGGGCCCCCGGGCCGCGCTGCTAAGAGACTAGGCCAGCGCCCCCCGCCGGCTGAAGCCCAGGACAGCAGCATCACCAGCTCCAGGAGCAAAGCGGAGTCCGACTTCTGGGTCACCATCAAGAGAACTTTAGGGAGTGCCAAG GCGCTAGAGTCTTGA